TCACCTCCATCAGCGTCCTCTGAATTTCTCTGTCAGCTGATGTTCCCTCAGAAAAACGACGGCCACCTTTAAAAAGCCAGAGATAGCATCAttcctcagaggtcagccccaatcCCATGTAGGGCtgcaaaattctgggaattttccgGTTATTTCCCATATATTCCCATTCATTCCCATCTAAACTTTCCaacttggaatatttccaaaattccccatcTAAACTTCTCATGAAATGGAAAGTTTCCAGATATTTTCCGCCCCTTTGCAACCTTACTTAACACTCTCGTTATTTTTCTCAATTATCTGTTAAACCTTCCAACGTAATAGTCAAAGAAAAGTAAAGCATGAGATTTTGGGAGAGATTTAGTATTCTGTGCAATCCAACTAGGCACAACTCCTCCTTTCTCCCTCGGCTGGAACGGAGCCCATGGTGAGACCTCCGACTATGTGATTACCTATAGCATCAATCTCGTCCATGAAGATGATGCAGGGCTGATGGTCCCTGGCGTAGTTGAACATTTCTCGGATCAGCCTAGCACTCTCCCCAATGTACTTGTCCACAATAGAGCTGGACACCACCTACAGCGCACAGAACGAGTGTATTCACTGCCAGGCAAACAGATTAGGTAATAATGCGAGAGATACAGGgcagcggtggggggggggtgggggggagagagCCCACCTTCAGGAAATTGCAGTCAAGCTGACTGGCAACTGCTCTGGCCAAAAGGGTCTTTCCAGTACCTTTTGCAAAAAGAGACAAAAAATAATTATGACAGGCTCATATTTATGCTCAAGAAATTACATACAAAAATTTAACTACTGAGAATCTGACAGCTTTTACAACATCAGTGTAGTAATCACAGCCCTGCTTTGCAAAAgctagaaatcctgaaatatTACGAGTCTTAGTATCTAAGGGGATATGTTCACCTGGGGGTCCATAGAGAAGGCAGCCCTTTGGGGGGATAATGCCCACCCTGTGGAAGAGCTCAGGGTTGGTCAGCGGCAGCTCGATCACCTGAACAGGGAATTTAAAGTAAGACTGTGCAGGGAGGATAAGAGTGGGGAGTCTAAGGGACATGGGACAGGTCGCTGGCACGAACCTCTCGGAGCTCTCGGATCTGCTCTGACAGGCCCCCGATCTCAGAGTAGGACACACTCCCCGGGTCCTCGTGGGACATGTTATAAACCAAAGGATCCACTTCTCTGGGCAGGTACCTGTAAGAGCAGATCACAAATGAATCAAATTAAAATGGGCCAAACACACAGCACTTGACCGGGAAACAAAGAATCTCACTTAGTGAGTTCAATAAAAAATCTGTCATGGGACGGGGGGGGGATGCATGATTTAGCTGGTCGTAGAACTGCTAGCTCTGGATGTTTAACTATCCAGGGGTGGCACTAGGGAGGGGTTTGGGGGCACTGTAACTACCCCTATAACAGCCATAGCATAGCATGAATACTATAATGTAACATATTGCCTTATGTTTAACACTGAATGCCATTGTAACTGGCACAGAGCAGGTACTGTGTATGTGCAGGCGTGTTTGCTTACAGGTGTCGGGAGTGTTGCAGTAAACATTAAACTGTGGAAACGGGCATATTAAGGAGAAACCATAACTATCAGAGCAGCCTTGCTTGAAAAGCCAAGCTACCGTATAACATCAGCAAAAAAATCTCTGGTGCCACCCCTGTACATACATGGTAAGAGGAACAATATGGCTGATTCTAAATGTGCTGGAAAGGCTATTTTATGTATATAACCGGTGATAGCGTCAGGGCTGCAGGTTCTCCCTCTGGTTTTCATACCTCATGATGGTCAGGGTGGTCATATCAAGGGCCACTCGCGTCCCAGGCTTAAGCTTAGATTTATCCAGCTGTGTCCAACAGAAAGGCACGGTCACTCACTCATGCCAATCGCAACAGCCCAGGGACTGAATTTTCACTTTATGACTAAGACCCTACCTGTCGACGGCAGCCAACGACATATCGAGGTCCATTGGTGGCTTTGACAATGACTACAAGATAATGAAGGGTGACACTGCAGTTACAGGACTCGTACGGAAAGACTGCATGGAAAAGCAGTCCCAATGATCACACAAATTCTAAACCCATTTAGCAATGTACATTCCAAGACATTCCAGTAAAAGATTTGTGTCAATATGCGGTGCTGACACTGTACTCACATTTCTCCTCAGTCAGCTGCTTGAGGACTTCACCAACAATCTGCAAAAGAAATACGTTCAGTAGCACCAGCATCATATTACCATAGTATACTTCAGCATAAAATGCCAAAGCGTAAACAGAAAACTCAAAAGGATGTTCTTGTTTTTAATAAGCCTAAACATGAACGGGTAATTTTGTTTATCATCTCACACCTATAGCGTTGATTAGTGGTATTCTGCGACATGTTCACAAAAACTGTCTCATAACTTATTTCCCAGCGAGGTGGATAGTTCTATGCATTTAAAAGTGGAAATGTCCGTTTAGGATAAAAAGGAGCGTGATTAAATCCAAATTCCTAAGAATGCGTAACTTTTACTTGGTAAATCGAAATTCCTAATTGTTAGTCTACTTTGTAGCTCAAAAATAAGTTGTCAGTAAGTAATAGTTATTTGCAATAAAACACACACCATTATTAACGACAAATCATACTAGTTAAACTACAACGGTGGCACAGTCAGCTTCGCggtcaaaaataaaatgttcccGGGTCACGACGGTTCCAGTCACGATATTTCGGCGATggataattttttttcattttcagtgcaTTATTCAATGAATTAACTGagatattcaacattttattacaaAATAGTTTTTGTGTTAATGGTTTTGCCCAAcagtaggctaatgtaagtgttctgaGCATGTTTAAGGCCTGCTACATGTTAGGCTATGATGCTCGTCAGGTTAGGTGCACTCTATTAAAAGgcattttcgccttacgataGTTTTATCGGaatgtaaccccatcgtaacctggggagaaGCTGTAGTCATTGCATTTTTAGTGACCCAGATGCAACGCTTAAATGACAAATATTCTTACCTGACCCACACTTTGCAACGCCTTCAGATCATTTTCAGACTTTTCATACTGCTTCGTCAGTTCTTTCAGCTGCTCTCTCACTATAAGAAGCAAAGCTCAAATATTAACATCATCAAACATAATAGCCCCTATGCGATCGGTGGCAATTTCCCATCAGAGACAAATGGCAACTAGGTTAATAAAACTGCCGTGATATAAAACATCAATAAAACAGATCTCAGTacttaatacatttattttttactttaatcGTTTACAGTCATAATAGAGGCAATATATTAAAATGCCCCGAAAGTAAATGTCAGGTGTGCTAGCTGAGTAGCTAGCAGCCGGTCTCAAGGATGACAAAGCGACTTGGCTCATTTTTGCTTACTCCGCTCGTTTTAACACTTGTAACAAAGGGTTCTGTGGCACGACGTACGGTAAACCTtacagtataaaataaaatattactatACAACACGTACGCTCTTTCAAACGCCCATCTATTTCCTTATGCTCAAGAAGCTTCTTTCTGTAGTCCTGCAGACCCTTCTCCCTGTTATCCGCCATGTTGTATTGACTGCACGGACCCCGCGCGGCATTGTGGGAATGCCTGGGGTAGACTTTCCGGGGCCCCGCCCCCACATCCGGGCTGGCCAATCAGCTTTAATGATGTTGTGTAATCGCTTTAGAAACCTTGCTGCGTAGAGATGCAGGCATCGAAACCACGTGATGTGGTGGATTTTGTGACCCTAGGAGTTAATACtgtaatgttattttatttttgctgtgtgGAAATCAGTGATGATGTAAAAGTAAAAGTGTGCAAATTCCACTTATTTAAATGTTACTTTTATCAAAAATCAACTTCTGAAGCTGTTGTTGGTAGTCTACTGATAATCATGCAGGTTTCCTTCATTCTTAAACTTTACTTGTAGTGACAGATATCAGCCTGTAGAGGAAGATCTAGACTCGCTTATATTCAAGTCGTCAATTTAAAATGCCCGAGCTTCCAACCATCTTACGTGGATTTTAATATACTCCTTTTGCAGATTTCATGTCCTTCTTCATGTTTAATTGACGtgttatctatctatctatctatatatatatacagtatatagatagatagatagatagatagatagatagatagatagatagatagatagatagatagatagatagatagattaaaTAAACAGCTATTTAATTATCCTCTTGCATCCTTTTGCTTTGGGCATATTTAATTATCCTCTTGCACAAGTCCAGACTAAAACATATA
This window of the Paramormyrops kingsleyae isolate MSU_618 chromosome 19, PKINGS_0.4, whole genome shotgun sequence genome carries:
- the psmc6 gene encoding 26S proteasome regulatory subunit 10B — translated: MADNREKGLQDYRKKLLEHKEIDGRLKELREQLKELTKQYEKSENDLKALQSVGQIVGEVLKQLTEEKFIVKATNGPRYVVGCRRQLDKSKLKPGTRVALDMTTLTIMRYLPREVDPLVYNMSHEDPGSVSYSEIGGLSEQIRELREVIELPLTNPELFHRVGIIPPKGCLLYGPPGTGKTLLARAVASQLDCNFLKVVSSSIVDKYIGESARLIREMFNYARDHQPCIIFMDEIDAIGGRRFSEGTSADREIQRTLMELLNQMDGFDTLHRVKMIMATNRPDTLDPALLRPGRLDRKIHIELPNEQARLDILKIHSGPITKHGDIDYEAIVKLSDGFNGADLRNVCTEAGMFAIRAFKEYVTQEDFMKAVRKVADSKKLESKLDYKPV